The DNA segment CGCTCCACTTCACTCCAGTCTTTTTCTTCTTGGCCTAAATTAACTGTTAAAGTATATACCTCGTAACCGTATTCATCTTGAAGCCATTTCAACATGCATGAAGTATCCAGTCCGCCTGAATACAACAGTAAACATTTTTTACCTGTCAAAGCTATCACCGCTTATTAAAACTGAATCTAAGATATCGATTAAACTTTTATATGTTCCGTAATTTCTATAACAAGATTAAACTAACCCGGTTCTAAAAACAACAATTTATTTAGGAGCGATTTTATCTCATATCATGTTGCGCATTGAAATAATCTTATCCTCTAGTAACCTATAAGTGGTGAGAGCGTCTTTTTTATCTACGAGAAAAACAGTGTCAGTGTGGCATGAAATAACCTGTGTTATGTTAATATTATTTCTCGCCAGTAACTCTAATAGGTGTGATACAACTCCAGGGGTTTTAATAATCTCAGGGGGGCTGATTAGTATTATCGCGGATTGATTCCTATATACTTCCATGATTCCTTTAACATCCACGACTTTTTTGACAGCGTCAAAGCCTCTCTCATCTATTATAAGATTAAAGGTGCTCGTACCCTGTGTAAGCTGCAGGAATCTGAAGTTTGGAATTGATTTAAATAGCAGGTCTATTTTACCTGATAGCTCTGATTGTTTAACCGTTAAGAGCGTTAAATCATTTTTCAGTTCTAGAACGCTCCCGGCGATAATTTTTTTCACCCGATCCTGAGTTAAGCTTAGATCTTTTTTAAGGTCTTCGGAATACCTCATAAGCGCCATTTTAATAGCTTCAACGCCAGCTTTTCTGCCTATAATCTTCTCCACTCTTCCAGCTATCAGCTCTGCTAGCGATGAATAGTTGAGTATGTCTAGTTTAATCGCGTCGATTACCGAGGGCATATTTGAAATAACGCGTCTGCTAGCCTCCGCTATTGATATCTCTTGCATTAAAACCACCATTATAGAAAATGACTTTAAACTTGAAATAATCTGAGAATAGCTATAAGCTTAAAATTATTTAAAGCCTTTTAAGATCTGTCTTATAATTGTAACATGTTATGTAATCTTGTGTTGATTAAAATTTTTTAAAACGTTTTTTAGAGAAGCTACTTCGTTTTCACTTAATTCTTTGAGGGGGAACCGTGGCAGACCGCAGTTAATGTTTAACTCTTTCAAAATATAATATATAGCTGTAGGGAAGGATCCGATGAACATCGCGTCTATTATTTTATTCGCTTCTTTCTGAAGTTTAACAGCTCTACTAATATCCCCATTT comes from the Candidatus Odinarchaeum yellowstonii genome and includes:
- a CDS encoding ACT domain-containing protein, which codes for MQEISIAEASRRVISNMPSVIDAIKLDILNYSSLAELIAGRVEKIIGRKAGVEAIKMALMRYSEDLKKDLSLTQDRVKKIIAGSVLELKNDLTLLTVKQSELSGKIDLLFKSIPNFRFLQLTQGTSTFNLIIDERGFDAVKKVVDVKGIMEVYRNQSAIILISPPEIIKTPGVVSHLLELLARNNINITQVISCHTDTVFLVDKKDALTTYRLLEDKIISMRNMI